A region of the Stieleria neptunia genome:
TCAATACCCGATATCCAAAGACGCGCGGCCTCATTGTTTTGCTCGGCTTCTTTCTTTTCGTCGCCCTTTAGCTTTTCATCCTCGTCAGGCTGCGGTTTCTCGCGGTAGCAATGATGAGCTTCGTCGTTCAGGACCAAGATGTTCTTCATACCCATCAGTTCGGGCATGACCCGTTGCAGCATTTGGCCCTCGGTTTCCAGCGTCTGCATCTTCTCGCCGCGCCAGCCTTCGAGTGCACCGCGGGTACCCTTGGCGAGGTCAATCCGCTCACGCAGCTTAAATGCGTGATAGTTGGTGATGACGATTTTGGCTTTTTGCAGATCAGCGGCCATGTCGCTCGGGATCAGTTCGCGAGTGTCGTAGTAACTCTCCGGATCGTTTGGCAACAGCACGCGGAGGCGATCACGGATCGTGATGCCCGGCGTGACGATCAAGAACCCCTTGGTGAATTTCTTGCTGCTGGGGCGACGAACGGCGTTGATCGTTTGCCAGGCAACCAACATTGCCATGACGGTCGTCTTACCGGCACCGGTGGCAAGCTTCAGCGCAAGCCGCATGATTTCCGGATTGGCTTCGGCGTTCGCATTGGCAAGGTGAGCGAGGAACTTTTTGCCATTCGCTGACTTTGGGGCGACTTCCGTCAGCCAGATGGCGACTTCCACGGCTTCGACCTGACAGAAGAAGGGCCGGATCCCCTGAAAATCGTGGTGTCGCCAATGCTGGAGCAGCCTCGCGGTCTCAGGGGTAACCTGCCACTCACTCGAGTTGGGCCATTTTCGCCACTCGTCTATGTGGCTACGCAACTCATTAATGATGGGGATTTCATCGTACTTTTGATTCTCAGATGACAGGCCGTCGTCAGCGCCGAGATTGAGTTCCTGCTGTTGCTTTGACTGCTTCTGCTTCTTCGTTTTGGGGATCGGTGTAATGAATTCGGCCCGACGACGATTCCCGATGATCTTTTCGGTCGGCTGACCATTCAGCAGCTCCCAATGCATCTCGGGATAGTCGTAGGGCGAATTCAGTATCGGATCGTCAAAGAACTTGGACATCAGGAATTCAAAGCGAGCATTTCTTGACCGTATAGTGACGGAAGCATACACTCTGCAGGGGGCCCCCACAATCAGCGGAGTGCCGAGAAATGCAGTTCAGTGACAAGGTGCGTGAACTACGCGTTTCGCGTCACCTGACCCAGCAACAGTTGGCGGAGCAAATGGGCGTAAGTGCTTCGTACATTTGCAAAGTCGAAAACGACGGTTTGCAGTTCGGTGACTATCCATCGGAGACCTTCATCCAAAGGCTAGCAGCAACACTCAATGCGGACGAATATGACTTGATGATGCTTGCTGACAAGGTCCCCGAATCAATCAGGATCCGGATTCGTGAGCGCCCATCCCTCTTCAAAGCGATCGCCAAACTCGATGACCAGAGTTTGGATCGGTTGACGCTGCAGCTAACCGATTAGACTTTGAATTCAACCGTGATGAACGCGGCCATCTCGAATGCATGTGGCTAAGCTAATCCGATTTCCAGGCCATGGACACATGACTCGTCGCGAATGAATCCCCGCCTCTCAACAAACCGTCCTTCTTACTGCACCATCAGAGAGGAGTCTCAACGCTGCTTTAGTAAGGCGTTAAAACGTCTTCCGCCTTCTTCAGATCGTCCCTGTTTCGTTGTTTTTCAACGACGACCTCCTTTATTGCCTTCGCACTCGTTGCCCCACCTAATCGCTGCCTCGTAGATCTCTTGGCGGACCAGGGTTTTACAGTCTAGTGCGGTCGTCGCATCAAGCGGTTCAGCCGCTGGACTCCCCAGAGAACGTCGAAACGCATTACAATTCTGACTCACAACGAGTCGACATCTAAGAGCATATTTCGACAGGGAACAGATGACTCAGTGGATTTTCGCACAATTGTCCGGCGCGGCGGTGCGTCGCGATCCGAACGAAACGGAACTCTTCAAGACCGAACAAGCAGGCGAAGACGAATACGCCGGGACTGATGCGTTGGTCCGTGAAGTGTTGCAAAACTCGATCGACGCAGGGAGTGGCCATGGGCCGGTTCGTGTTCGTTTTGCCCTGCATCCGCATTCCTCCCTTCCCGACGACGACCGTCTTGCGACCTATTTTGCGCGACTGCAACCAGGCTTGGTGTATCGCGATGTGGAGTTTAACGGATCGGGGGTTCCTCAGCTGAATCATGGCTACCTCGTTTGTGAAGACTTTGGGACTCGGGGACTGGACGGTGATCCGCTGCTGGCAACTGATCCGCAGGAAGGTAACCCTGACTGCCAGGATTTTTTTTGGTTCTGGCGAAACATCGGACGCAGTGGGAAGACTGGTGATGATCTTGGGCGATGGGGATTGGGAAAAACGGTCTATCGTGCCGCGAGCCGTGTCGGATGCATGCTCGGTTTAACGGTCCGCAAGTCGGACGGTGCACGTCTGCTGATGGGGCAAGCTGTACTACGCATTCACAAATACAACGGAACGGAATTTGCGCCGGAGGGTTTCTGGTGCAGCGGATACAACCAAGCGGAAACACCGTTGCCCATCAGTCACGAAAAGGACTTGGTGCAATTCGCAAGCGAATGGAATTTGACGCGTACCGACGAGCCCGGTTTGTCGGTCGTTGTTCCCTATGTCGCCGATGAGCTGAAGGCGGAAAGCATCTTGCGACTGGTTGCGGTCAACTTCTTCGTGCCGATTCTGAAGCAAGAGTTGATCGTCGATGTGGCTGGGCCGGGACTTCCTGGCCGGAACTCCGAATTCCGGCTCGATCATACCTCCATCGATCACGTTTGTGGCAAGCTCAGCTGGACTGGCAAAGCGAGACAAAAACTAAGCAATCCGCCACCGCTTGATTTCGCGCGCGACTGCTTGGCGAACGCCGATCAAGCGGTGCCGACAAATGTGCTTGGCGAGTCACGCGTTCCGGTTATGGATGAGACTGCGTTCTCGGCCGCAACACTGGCGGAGCTTCGCAAGCGATTTGCCCTTGAGCAGCTGGTCGCGATTCGAGTTCGTGCGGCCTTGCCCAAAAAGGTCGGTAAAGCTGAAATCGGGGAGCTAACCGTTTTTTTGCAACGCACGCCTGTCGCCGACCGATACGAGAGCTACTACGTCCGCGAGGGGATGACGATCACTCGGCTCAATTCCAAACCATCCATGCGCGGCACAAAGGGACTGGTTGTTGTCGATCCTGGGCCGCTCGCATCTCTGCTGGGTGACACCGAGGGTCCGTCGCACATCAGTTGGGATACTTCGAATGATGAACGTCCGAATCGGGTATGGAAGACCTGGAAAGGACGAGTGAAGTTTTTCGTCAAGATTATCGATGGACTGGCTGAGTTGCTTACACCACCTCCAGACAAAGTAGACTTTGACTTACTCAGTGACTTCTTTTCGATTGAGCAGGTTACGGCACCCCAGCCGAAACGAAAGCCGAAGGAGGGCGGTGAAAGGACTAGGGATTTTGACCCGCCTGATCCAACGCCTCACTGGTACCGAATGCAGGGAAAAACGGGCGGCTTCACGATCTGTGATTCATCCAGTCTGCCAACTCCCGAGGGAGCGATTCTGCGGATCTCGGTCGCATATGATCTGCCGAGCGGAAATCCAATGAAGCACTGGAGCAAATTCGACTTTGATTTTCGGAAGCCCAAAGCTTCAAGCCTGAATTTTAAGCTCGCGAACGTGAAAGCCACCGCGAAGGCGGGGAATGTCATCGAAATGGAGATCGCGGATCCGGACTTCAGCCTGACCGTGTCAGGATTCGATATCCATCGCGATTTGATTGTGCGAATCGATGAAGTCGAACTGGAGGAATCGCAATTGGATCAATATGCAAACTCTGGAGAGGTCGCCACATGATCAAGCGAGTCAATTCTCTTGGCAGAAAACGTGTTTCACGAGACTGCGTCGCGATTGCGGTTGATGACGGTGACCCTAGATCATTTACCGCGAACATCGATTTCGGTGAACACGTCTGGGATCCCAACGCTTCAGTCGTCATGGAGGCAACTTGCGCTGGATCTTCGCTGGTTCGCAGATATTCCTGCGGCACCGTCGGTCAATTGAAGCAACCAAAGCAATTACCGCTCAGCGATCTTCATGGGCATAATGTCTTTTTCTCACTGAAAATCATCGACAGAAGCGAGCACATTGGCCGACTACTTGGTGTCGCGGAGAATATCAAACCGCTCACAACCGGCAAGCAAACCGTTAGCGGCCGCAAGGGGATTTTGCCGGTCGAGAGAGCCCCTCTGGGTCAGGAATTGTGGAAGCTGGAATTCCGCGACCACGATGTTTACCTGCTTGTAAACGAGAATGTGCCCGGACTGTCCGAGAGTATCCGATCCGATCCTGTATTCTTCTCGCTGATCTATCCACAAGTCATGCGTCAAGTTCTGACTCGAGCGATCAACGAGGGAGCCGAACCGGACGAAAACGACGACCGTTGGCCGGTACTCTGGCTGGCGTTTGGGCGCAAGCTTCACCCCGACCACGAAGATCCGCCACCGCCCGATGACACGGAAGCCGCCGAGGAATGGACCGAAATTGTTGTGCAATCATTTTGCGACTTGCACGAACTGCGATCAAAGTTTGTGAGCTCAGGGTACGCGTCGGGTTATGGAGACGAGTGAACGATGCATGTACGGAGATTCAATCCATCTGGAATCGAAGCATTTCGCAAGTTTCTCAGGACATGTCGAGACGCACCGTCAACGCCAACGCCGTGGGAACTGCTGGAAAGCGATGAATTCACGTCGCTGACAACGGAAACCATTGAGATCGACTCGAGATCGTTCGATTCGAGGCGAGAAGCAGCTGAATACCTTCATGCAAAGTTGGGGATCATTCGAGCAGAGTCATTGCGTTATGACGCCGGTCTGTGGACTTGGCTTTCTCTTTTCTACTTTGACCAGATTTGCCCTGCGGTGGCTGGCAATCGCAAGGTCAGGAACGATTACACCTACATCTACATGCCGCGTGAGTCTCGCTATTTCTATCGGCACCTGCTGTTTGTCTCGTGGTACGTACAGCACATCGCTCCGAGTCACAACCGCCTATTGCTGGATGGCCCAGTGAGTCAACTGGACAGATTCACAGCAGAGGTGATAAAACGGCTGTACTTAACCAGGATTCCAGCGGTGTTCGAAGTGCTGGACAGGGTCTATTGGGACGAATCGACGAAGAGGGCGTTCAGCGGCGTCACAAGTCCAGGAAAGGTTAAAGCCGGCGACCTACTCCATCGGTTTCCAATCCGTATCCGTCAGCTCGAAAAAACCTATGACTTACAAAGCCTTACAGCCGATCAGCTAATCGAATTGCTTGGTAGTGAGTTTCAGCAGATTCGCTAATCCGTGTAAACGGTAGCGGCCAAGGTGCCTGGTTACGCCACTCTGATAGTCCGTGCGTTGGAACCAGCGGGAATGGTTAGCAGAGTAACTTTTGTAGTCCTATCGTCGGTATGTTGCGATTCAGCCTATTGCAACTGCGTTATCGCAAACGAATTCAATATGACTGCGCCAATCAAGAAAGCTCGCAAACCGGAAATCATCACCGTCAGTGACCACATCGCATGGTCATACGCGAATCTTGCGCGTGCCGACGCGGCACTTCAGGGCGGGTGCAGGAGCTACCAACGAACCCATCACATCATTCGAAGCAGGCTTTTTAACGGACTGAAAAATGGCACCATGGCGATCCGATCGATGTACGACGACGAACGCCTCAAAATGACTTTGCCACAAGCTTGCTGCTACTGTGGCGCGACCGACAACTTGTCCATCGATCACCTGATCCCTCGGGTTCGAGGTGGCGCTGACGATGCAGATAATTTGGTTTGGGCGTGCCGCAAATGCAATAGTTCGAAACAGGGTCGCGACATGCTCGAGTGGATGTCGAAGAAGGACGGGTTTCCTGCGATTCTACTTCTTCGGAGATACCTCAAACTGGTGTCCCGTTTCTGCGACGAAAACGGTTTAATGCCAACGCCATTGGCAGAAGCACTACAGCTTGACCTGCCCTTTGATTTATCCCTCATCCCCCATTCGTTTCCGCCGCTATCGGAGCTTACGCTCTGGATCTACCCGGAATCATCGGTTGACGTCGGAGAAATCCCTCACGAGACGACTGGAGTCGAACTCCCAACGGATCAGGGTGACTGACTTCAAGACTTTTGACTTTCGGAATTCACACGGGGACACGGAGCCGTCGCTTGCTTTCAACAAAACGTGCCGTTTCCTCAACCCATTATTTCACGGATGAAGAATAGCATGCCAGCCTACGACATTATCGGTGACATTCACGGTCACGCAGAAGAACTGAAGCGATTGCTGGAGCACCTTGGGTATCGCCGCCATGGGGCTGGCTATCGCCGCTCAGATCGGCAACTGGTGTTTGTCGGTGACTTCATCGATCGGGGACCGGCGATTGCCGAGGTGATCGCGATCGCTCGGGCAACGGTGGACGCCGGGGATGGGTTTGCGGTCATGGGGAACCATGAGTACAACGCGATTGCGTATCACACGGCTGTGCCCGGCGAGAAGGATTCTTGGTTTCGCGAGCATTCGCCGAAGAATTTGAAGCAGCACCAAGCAACGTTGGATCAGCTTTCGCCTAACGAGATGGCAGACGCGATTGCTTGGTTCAAGACTTTGCCGGTCGCGAAGGAACTGGACGGGATTCGCGTGGTACACGCTGCTTGGCGGGACGAGAAAATCCGCTTACTGAACGAGACGCTCAAATCATCCTCGCGGTTTGACGCAGATTTCCTTGCAGAGTCCGAGACGACTGGCAGTGAGTTGCATTCGGCTGTGGAAGAGGTGCTGAAGGGGCCGGAGCTGACTTTGCCGGTTGGGCATTGGATTGTGGACAAGGCGGGGCACAAGCGAGATACGGTTCGGTTCAAGTGGTACGAAGAACCTGCCCGGCGGACGTATCGCGGTTATCATTTGGGATCGGATGATGTGCCCGACGTGGCGATTGACGCCGAAACTGTCGATGGGCTGACTGGCTATCCCGAGGACGCGCCACCGGTGTTCGTGGGGCACTATTGGCTGACCGGGACGCCAACGCCGTTGGCACCGAATGTTGCCTGCACCGATTACAGTGTGGCAAAGGGCGGGAAACTGGTCGCGTATCGCTGGGACGGCGAGTCGGTGCTGAAGGCCGAAAACTTCAAGTGGGTCGAAAACTCGATGAAATAGCTTGTGGATGACGCGCAAATCAAATCCGTATCGGAGCCCCGAGGAGATCTCGGTCGACGTTAGCGTCGAGCCGGCTGCAGAACCGATGTCGGGTTTGGAGGTGATCTCACAGTGCTCAATTCTTTTCGGTGCGTTGGGGCTTTCCTGCGTTTACTTCGTCGATAGGCACGAACTTTCCGATTGGCTACGCTTCGCCATCGGTGCGGTGAGCCTGGTGGCGGTCGGATTGGGAATCCACGGATTGCGACGAAGCAGGGAGAATTGAATGCTAGAGGAGAAAGTCGGCCCGTCTCGTATGCTTTGATTGTCAAGATCATTGTGCAGGTGTTGGTCACTCCAAGCGTTAACGACGGAGAACGTTGCACTCGCCGCCACGACTACCGAGGGCGCTTCGGGCCAATCTCCGCGACGTTAAAACCATCGTCGAGAATAGAAGGTGGCGATTCGCAAAGTGGATCCACGCGATCGGCCAGCTGGTGCGCCCAACGCAGGTAATCAGCCTCGTCGCTGTCGATTGCCACCGTTCCGTCTTCGGTCGACATGCATTCAGAAAGTGCATCGACGAACACCCGGATCTTTTGGGCCTGTTGGTATGCATCGGCATCGTTGAAAAGTTCGTTGACGCGTTCCCGCTCCAATGCCTGCTGCTCGTAAAAATTGCCGATCCGGTACTTGATCACTTTCTCCTGCGTTCCTTCCATTTGTTGCCGCGCTTCCCATCGTGCCAGCCTCTCCTGTCTTTCATTCTCCTTGAGTCTCGTCTCCCCAGCGTGTTTGATCAGACGAATGATCAGGTCGTTCAGGCCATCTTCAACTTTCTTCGGTCCCTCATCTATCAAGAGCTCTGTTTCCAGGCTTCCTGGTCCGCGATCAAAGAGAAGGACTCCGGTCGACACCAGATCGACTCGGATCTCGCGCGATCGACCCGAAAGATCGTCGTTCTCCGATACGACTTTCTCTCGCTTTTCGCGAAGTCGGATCGTTGTGACGTCCACGCCCGCGATCACGATGGTTGTCGCTCGTCTTTCTCGATCGTTGCGGCAGAGGCGGATCTCAACGGCACCACCAATTGCAAAGATGCGCTTCACCAACGCGTCCATGATGCGTAACGCCCGGTCGGTCATTTTGGGGCTGACCTCCACGGAAAGCATGTCTCGCTTTCGAGAGTAGCGGCCGAAGTCCTTTTCAGGCACTCGATTGCTCTTGCAGTAGGCCAGATTCTCTTTGATTTGATTTCGAGTTTTGGTGACCAGGTGATGGGGACGCCTGAGCGACCTGGTAACGCATACCGGACCGTGCTGCGAAACGTACGTAAGCGCCCGAGGAAACCATTCTTGGCGCGTGGCGTAGGCTGGTGGGTTTTCACTCACGTAACCAGGAGGTTTCCATGGTTCGCTTGCCAGACCCCGCCGTTCGCCAACGTTGGTCGCGGCTGATCCAACTTCACGAACAGTCCGATCTTGCGGTCTCCGAATTTTGCGATTTGCACGGAGTCTCCACCGCATCGTTTTATCGATGGCGACAAAGGCTGCAGGGCGACGCCGATCAGAGCGACGCGTTTCTTGCCGTGCAGATCGAGCAGCCGCGTCCCCAAATCGGCGGCACCACTGTCCGCTTTCCCTGTGGCACGCAGATCGAGCTTGCTTCCTGCGATGCCAACAGCCTGATGATCATCGTCGACCGGTTGGCACCACAACCAAGCGAGTTGCAGCAATGATCGCGCTACCAACCACTGGCGGCATTTTTCTCTACGCCAAGCCGACCGACATGCGAAAGAGTTTCTCGGGCCTGGCTGGCATCGTGCGAAACGAGCTAGGCAAAACGCCAAATGACGGAAGCTTGTTCCTGTTTATCAATCGACGCCAGGACAAACTCAAAGCACTCTATTGGGACCGCGATGGAATGGCGGTGTGGTACAAAAGTCTGGAGCAAGGCACCTTTGAAAGAATCAGGCAAGATGGCGAGGCGAGCGTCAAGCTCGACGCAGCCGACTTGGCGATGCTGCTTGGTGGAATCTCAATCGAAAATGCCAAGAGACGTAAACGGCTCAAGGCAGCGTAAGCTGCCGCGGAAGCAGTGACGACGGACCACACTTGGGAGCAAGTTTTCTTCGGCGAAGAAAACTTGCTTTTTTTCTTGCCCAGACGGTGATTTGCTATTGCGCGATTTCGAGAAGCTTTTAGTCTTCTGTACATGGACAAGCTCAAGCAACTTCAACGCGAAATCGAAGCCCTGCGTGCGAAAAACAGCACGCTTGAGTCCGTCAATGAATCGCTTGCTGCC
Encoded here:
- a CDS encoding helix-turn-helix domain-containing protein, with protein sequence MQFSDKVRELRVSRHLTQQQLAEQMGVSASYICKVENDGLQFGDYPSETFIQRLAATLNADEYDLMMLADKVPESIRIRIRERPSLFKAIAKLDDQSLDRLTLQLTD
- a CDS encoding HNH endonuclease; the protein is MTAPIKKARKPEIITVSDHIAWSYANLARADAALQGGCRSYQRTHHIIRSRLFNGLKNGTMAIRSMYDDERLKMTLPQACCYCGATDNLSIDHLIPRVRGGADDADNLVWACRKCNSSKQGRDMLEWMSKKDGFPAILLLRRYLKLVSRFCDENGLMPTPLAEALQLDLPFDLSLIPHSFPPLSELTLWIYPESSVDVGEIPHETTGVELPTDQGD
- a CDS encoding metallophosphoesterase; the protein is MPAYDIIGDIHGHAEELKRLLEHLGYRRHGAGYRRSDRQLVFVGDFIDRGPAIAEVIAIARATVDAGDGFAVMGNHEYNAIAYHTAVPGEKDSWFREHSPKNLKQHQATLDQLSPNEMADAIAWFKTLPVAKELDGIRVVHAAWRDEKIRLLNETLKSSSRFDADFLAESETTGSELHSAVEEVLKGPELTLPVGHWIVDKAGHKRDTVRFKWYEEPARRTYRGYHLGSDDVPDVAIDAETVDGLTGYPEDAPPVFVGHYWLTGTPTPLAPNVACTDYSVAKGGKLVAYRWDGESVLKAENFKWVENSMK
- the tnpA gene encoding IS66 family insertion sequence element accessory protein TnpA → MVRLPDPAVRQRWSRLIQLHEQSDLAVSEFCDLHGVSTASFYRWRQRLQGDADQSDAFLAVQIEQPRPQIGGTTVRFPCGTQIELASCDANSLMIIVDRLAPQPSELQQ
- the tnpB gene encoding IS66 family insertion sequence element accessory protein TnpB (TnpB, as the term is used for proteins encoded by IS66 family insertion elements, is considered an accessory protein, since TnpC, encoded by a neighboring gene, is a DDE family transposase.), with translation MIALPTTGGIFLYAKPTDMRKSFSGLAGIVRNELGKTPNDGSLFLFINRRQDKLKALYWDRDGMAVWYKSLEQGTFERIRQDGEASVKLDAADLAMLLGGISIENAKRRKRLKAA